From a region of the Mercurialis annua linkage group LG1-X, ddMerAnnu1.2, whole genome shotgun sequence genome:
- the LOC126658705 gene encoding uncharacterized protein LOC126658705 isoform X2, giving the protein MGIPALAIGLKTLFLSLCCVMIATLVYTISVDGLPFRGDLLTPWMTALLIDFYINVVPLAAWTYYKEQNPIIAILWIILLICFGSVTTCAYIFIQLLKLSPQESANDPMYHLLLRHENKGGLLQKKNSSPVVAVRIGFSLLGCLMLGTLIYTILTDGSPFRKELYTPWIVATLIDFYINVTALSVWILYKESNWIIGFLWITLLICFGSISTSAYIVAQLLQLTSQDPLYLVLLNKNNRKQV; this is encoded by the exons ATGGGTATTCCAGCATTAGCAATTGGCTTAAAAACTCTCTTCTTATCATTATGCTGTGTAATGATCGCCACCCTCGTTTACACCATCTCCGTCGACGGCCTTCCCTTTCGCGGCGACCTACTCACTCC CTGGATGACTGCTCTTTTAATTGATTTCTATATCAACGTTGTACCTTTAGCT GCTTGGACTTACTACAAGGAACAAAATCCTATTATTGCTATTCTTTGGATAATTCTCTTAATCTGCTTTGGCAG TGTAACTACTTGTGCCTACATTTTCATTCAATTACTCAAGTTATCACCTCAAGAATCTGCAAATGATCCCATGTATCATCTTCTACTTCGCCACGAAAATAA gggcggtttgctacaaaAGAAGAATAGCTCACCTGTTGTGGCTGTGAGAATTGGTTTCAGCCTTTTGGGTTGTTTGATGTTGGGAACATTGATCTATACTATTTTAACTGATGGTTCTCCTTTTCGCAAAGAACTTTATACTCC GTGGATAGTTGCTACACTGATTGACTTCTACATCAATGTTACGGCTCTTTCG GTTTGGATTTTATACAAGGAATCAAATTGGATTATTGGATTCTTGTGGATAACTTTATTGATATGTTTTGGCAG CATCAGTACTAGTGCATACATTGTTGCACAACTGTTGCAGCTTACATCTCAAGATCCACTCTACCTAGTTTTATTGAATAAGAACAACAG AAAACAGGTATGA
- the LOC126658705 gene encoding uncharacterized protein LOC126658705 isoform X1, which translates to MGIPALAIGLKTLFLSLCCVMIATLVYTISVDGLPFRGDLLTPWMTALLIDFYINVVPLAAWTYYKEQNPIIAILWIILLICFGSVTTCAYIFIQLLKLSPQESANDPMYHLLLRHENKGGLLQKKNSSPVVAVRIGFSLLGCLMLGTLIYTILTDGSPFRKELYTPWIVATLIDFYINVTALSVWILYKESNWIIGFLWITLLICFGSISTSAYIVAQLLQLTSQDPLYLVLLNKNNRAENRYERT; encoded by the exons ATGGGTATTCCAGCATTAGCAATTGGCTTAAAAACTCTCTTCTTATCATTATGCTGTGTAATGATCGCCACCCTCGTTTACACCATCTCCGTCGACGGCCTTCCCTTTCGCGGCGACCTACTCACTCC CTGGATGACTGCTCTTTTAATTGATTTCTATATCAACGTTGTACCTTTAGCT GCTTGGACTTACTACAAGGAACAAAATCCTATTATTGCTATTCTTTGGATAATTCTCTTAATCTGCTTTGGCAG TGTAACTACTTGTGCCTACATTTTCATTCAATTACTCAAGTTATCACCTCAAGAATCTGCAAATGATCCCATGTATCATCTTCTACTTCGCCACGAAAATAA gggcggtttgctacaaaAGAAGAATAGCTCACCTGTTGTGGCTGTGAGAATTGGTTTCAGCCTTTTGGGTTGTTTGATGTTGGGAACATTGATCTATACTATTTTAACTGATGGTTCTCCTTTTCGCAAAGAACTTTATACTCC GTGGATAGTTGCTACACTGATTGACTTCTACATCAATGTTACGGCTCTTTCG GTTTGGATTTTATACAAGGAATCAAATTGGATTATTGGATTCTTGTGGATAACTTTATTGATATGTTTTGGCAG CATCAGTACTAGTGCATACATTGTTGCACAACTGTTGCAGCTTACATCTCAAGATCCACTCTACCTAGTTTTATTGAATAAGAACAACAG GGCAGAAAACAGGTATGAGAGGACTTAG
- the LOC126654875 gene encoding uncharacterized protein LOC126654875 gives MEIKEIEDAKSNPNSGESSPAAPNSNSNPKANAKTVRTKVPEIEINLYRQGKGPIDVFKSSLGGWDQDQLEVRDILDKYGFKSVYAFNPDGSSRGAPIRFNPRNGRSLLGYRDGSTIHIDGEPKDPLIKPVTKILFGVAIITLLITMLLKEPPQWFKNLDLFGGSFPPWILACVVIVFTRMRKRTKNFLKKYGW, from the exons ATGGAGATCAAAGAAATCGAAGACGCAAAATCTAACCCAAATTCCGGCGAATCATCGCCGGCTGCTCCGAATTCGAATTCGAATCCGAAAGCGAATGCGAAAACGGTGAGAACAAAAGTACCGGAGATAGAGATTAATTTATACAGGCAAGGGAAGGGACCGATCGATGTGTTCAAATCGAGCTTAGGTGGGTGGGACCAGGACCAGTTGGAGGTACGAGATATACTTGACAAATACGGGTTCAAATCTGTCTACGCTTTTAATCCGGATGGTTCAAGTCGGGGCGCCCCGATTAGGTTTAATCCCAGGAATGGCAGGTCTTTGCTTGGCTATAGAGATGGATCCACTATTCACATTGACGGTGAACCCAAG GACCCGTTGATCAAACCGGTGACCAAGATCTTGTTTGGTGTGGCAATTATAACCCTTTTGATAACAATGTTGTTGAAAGAACCTCCACAGTGGTTCAAAAACTTGGACCTTTTCGGTGGTAGCTTTCCCCCGTGGATTCTTGCTTGTGTGGTTATTGTTTTTACTCGTATGAGGAAGAGAACTAAGAATTTCTTGAAGAAGTACGGCTGGTAA
- the LOC126654867 gene encoding ras-related protein Rab7 has translation MSGRRRTLLKVIVLGDSGVGKTSLMNQYVHKKFSQQYKATIGADFVTKELQIDDRLVTLQIWDTAGQERFQSLGVAFYRGADCCVIVYDVNVMRSFDTLDNWHEEFLKQANPPDPKTFPFILLGNKIDIDGGNSRVVSEKKAKEWCASKGNIPYFETSAKEDYNVDPAFLSIAKAALANEREQDIYFQGIPEAVAESEQRGGCAC, from the exons ATGTCAGGACGCAGGCGTACCTTGCTCAAGGTTATCGTTCTCGGCGACAGCGG GGTTGGCAAGACGTCTTTGATGAATCA ATATGTTCACAAGAAGTTTAGCCAGCAATATAAAGCAACAATTGGTGCTGATTTTGTGACCAAAGAACTCCAAATTGATGACAGGCTTGTCACTCTTCAA ATATGGGACACAGCTGGTCAAGAAAGATTTCAGAGTCTTGGAGTTGCATTTTATAGAGGAGCAGATTGCTGCGTTATTGTTTATGATGTTAATGTTATGAGATCATTTGATACTCTTGATAACTGGCATGAGGAATTTCTTAAACAG GCAAACCCCCCTGATCCTAAGACATTTCCATTTATATTGCTCGGAAACAAGATTGATATTGATGGAGGAAATAGTCGAGTG GTTTCTGAGAAGAAAGCAAAAGAATGGTGTGCATCGAAAGGAAACATTCCGTACTTTGAGACATCAGCAAAAGAGGATTACAATGTTGACCCTGCATTCCTGTCTATTGCCAAGGCTGCTCTAGCGAATGAGCGTGAACAGGACAT ATACTTCCAAGGCATCCCTGAGGCTGTTGCAGAAAGTGAGCAAAGGGGCGGTTGTGCATGCTGA
- the LOC126666120 gene encoding uncharacterized protein LOC126666120: MEKIKEMTNTFHAISTQDWKTVIKFYEKHQDYMMFPLNMNRDTVFHLAMYSNTKQPFLHLQQIFKNYSVFEESDDLFFSRNERGNTILHEAVAVGNLDVIGILVREYPTLIDKKNVLDENPLYTAAAFGQTEIIKFLSEFYGRRNIVKIMSKCERRKIDGKSIIQVAIEGEHFETALLLINLLIEMNQRNRIRRLKDKKGMSALDCLASLPFAFRSGHAMGVFQSFLYSCLPVEDETTNIVLRRGESPIKANDIQFSSTRQMDLENCMISATHRQQYSPDVQALEGIKQSLWKFIQGWQVEKIWKAKRKHKYGLKLARLLIQETIWGDEFGGITNDNQHLFSSDDDEFDEPNPIDNKEEEDEFERNPNLINTQDEVQANPSQNTEHSSDENQGSNFKAIQSQNLSEEDDFERSNTISGEQEPESHTTSSIDPIPLFTATKMGIIEIVREVIEEYPQAVEHLNSKGQNILHLAVLYRRKHIFDMLQMMEIPWMRMTQVIDNLGYTLLHHVADTKHYSGGTRPGPALQLQEELRWFDRVESVVPSYYAMHHENSKNMYTPVQLFEMNHIVQLQQAQKWAKETSQSCSTVAVLVATVVFAAAYTVPGGTNDKGYPHFLDSPYFLAFTVMDVISLACSLTSVVAFLSILTSPFEFDDFRRSIPRKLIFGFTLLFFSVITTMLAFGSTILLVIRKEKQLTASLISVAAFFPVSVFAILQFRLYGTMMKDILSLLMNCLPCCRVLSRPRRRKLY, from the exons ATGgagaaaatcaaagaaatgACGAACACATTCCATGCAATCTCAACACAAGATTGGAAAACTGTGATAAAATTCTACGAAAAACATCAAGATTACATGATGTTTCCATTAAATATGAATCGAGACACAGTTTTTCATTTAGCAATGTACAGCAACACCAAGCAACCGTTCCTCCATCTccaacaaattttcaaaaactacTCAGTTTTTGAAGAGAGCGACGATCTCTTCTTCAGCCGGAACGAAAGAGGAAACACGATTCTCCATGAGGCGGTGGCCGTCGGAAACCTAGACGTGATCGGAATTCTGGTTAGAGAATATCCTACTTTAATCGACAAGAAGAACGTGCTGGATGAAAATCCTTTATACACAGCAGCTGCGTTTGGTCAGACGGAGATTATAAAGTTTTTATCGGAGTTTTATGGCCGGAGAAATATAGTGAAGATCATGTCGAAATGCGAGAGGAGAAAAATAGACGGGAAATCGATAATTCAAGTTGCGATTGAAGGAGAACATTTTGAGACGGCTCTGCTGTTGATAAATTTGTTGATAGAGATGAATCAAAGAAACAGAATCCGGCGGTTGAAGGACAAAAAGGGAATGTCGGCGCTTGATTGTCTGGCTAGTTTGCCGTTTGCTTTCAGGAGTGGACACGCCATGGGCGTTTTCCAAAGCTTTCTCTACTCTT GTCTTCCTGTTGAAGATGAGACTACAAATATAGTCCTTCGTAGAGGAGAATCTCCTATAAAAGCCAACGATATTCAGTTCTCTTCAACACGTCAAATGGACTTGGAGAATTGTATGATCTCCGCTACTCATAGGCAACAATATAGTCCAGATGTTCAAG CGCTAGAAGGGATTAAACAATCTTTATGGAAGTTCATTCAAG GGTGGCAAGTGGAAAAGATATGGAAAGCAAAAAGAAAGCACAAATATGGTTTGAAACTTGCGAGGTTGCTGATCCAAGAAACCATTTGGGGAGATGAATTTGGTGGAATTACAAACGACAACCAACACCTTTTCTCATCAGACGACGATGAATTTGATGAACCAAATCCAATCGACAACAAAGAGGAGGAGGACGAATTCGAAAGAAACCCCAATTTGATCAACACGCAAGATGAAGTTCAAGCAAATCCAAGTCAGAACACGGAGCATTCCTCCGACGAGAATCAAGGGAGTAATTTCAAAGCAATTCAAAGCCAGAATTTGTCGGAGGAGGATGACTTTGAACGAAGTAATACTATTTCCGGCGAGCAAGAGCCTGAAAGCCACACCACCTCATCAATTGATCCGATTCCTTTGTTTACTGCGACGAAGATGGGAATAATAGAGATAGTGCGTGAAGTAATAGAGGAGTATCCTCAGGCTGTTGAGCATCTGAACAGCAAGGGACAGAATATATTACATTTGGCTGTATTGTACCGCCGGAAACACATTTTTGATATGTTACAAATGATGGAAATACCATGGATGAGGATGACTCAAGTGATTGATAATCTTGGTTATACGTTGTTGCACCATGTTGCCGACACTAAACACTACTCCGGCGGCACCAGGCCTGGTCCTGCACTTCAACTACAAGAAGAGCTACGATGGTTTGAT AGAGTGGAAAGTGTAGTTCCATCTTACTACGCCATGCATCACGAGAACAGCAAAAATATGTATACTCCAGTTCAGCTTTTTGAAATGAATCACATAGTTCAACTTCAACAAGCTCAGAAATGGGCAAAGGAGACCTCTCAATCATGCTCAACCGTCGCTGTTTTGGTTGCAACTGTCGTATTTGCTGCTGCATACACTGTACCAGGAGGTACAAACGACAAAGGGTATCCTCATTTTCTTGACTCTCCATATTTCTTGGCTTTCACTGTGATGGATGTTATTTCTTTGGCCTGTTCTTTGACTTCAGTTGTTGCTTTTCTCTCTATACTAACTTCTCCTTTCGAGTTTGATGATTTTCGCCGATCCATCCCTCGAAAACTCATATTCGGCTTCACTTTGCTCTTCTTCTCTGTGATTACCACTATGCTGGCATTTGGGTCTACCATACTGCTAGTGATCCGTAAGGAGAAACAGTTGACAGCAAGTCTTATTTCTGTTGCGGCGTTCTTTCCTGTTTCAGTGTTTGCGATTCTGCAATTCCGTTTGTATGGGACAATGATGAAAGATATTCTTTCGTTGTTAATGAACTGTCTTCCTTGCTGTCGAGTTCTTTCTCGGCCTCGCCGTCGGAAGCTCTACTAA